One window of the Asticcacaulis sp. SL142 genome contains the following:
- the trbG gene encoding P-type conjugative transfer protein TrbG codes for MKTRYSLGAAMSCLTLLMVTAADAKPVRPIKRVQAPLATESSARVILNANASAVQNPQANSFMNAVQVYTYTEGAIYRLFTAPDKVSDIVLQAGEELISVSAGDTARWVIGDTVSGEGEAKQVHILAKPFSAGLKTNLIITTSRRTYHLQLESTVSTAMAAISWRYPKDMLLTHKVEPVKVGSPTPVPVTTGVGPKIEDLRFDYAITGDHPSWRPVRAFDDGQKVYIEFPPTLAQSEAPPLFVISSSGTADLTNYRVQGRFYVVDTLFGAAELRLGDKKQVVVRITRTDEARSSKRAGGRP; via the coding sequence ATGAAAACGCGATATTCTCTCGGCGCGGCAATGTCGTGCTTAACCCTGCTGATGGTGACGGCGGCCGACGCCAAACCCGTTCGCCCGATTAAGCGGGTTCAGGCGCCACTCGCCACAGAATCATCCGCCCGCGTGATCCTAAACGCCAACGCTTCGGCCGTGCAGAACCCGCAAGCTAACAGTTTCATGAACGCCGTCCAGGTCTATACCTATACGGAGGGCGCGATCTATCGGCTGTTTACCGCACCCGACAAGGTCAGCGACATCGTCCTGCAAGCCGGCGAAGAGTTGATCTCCGTATCGGCAGGCGACACGGCGCGTTGGGTCATTGGCGATACCGTCAGCGGCGAGGGGGAGGCCAAGCAGGTTCATATCCTCGCCAAGCCATTTTCCGCCGGGCTCAAGACAAACCTGATCATCACGACCTCGCGTCGTACCTACCATCTGCAACTGGAAAGCACCGTTTCCACCGCCATGGCGGCCATTTCCTGGCGATACCCGAAGGATATGCTTCTGACCCATAAGGTCGAGCCTGTAAAGGTGGGATCGCCCACACCAGTGCCGGTGACCACAGGTGTCGGACCGAAGATCGAGGACCTCCGTTTTGACTACGCCATCACCGGTGACCATCCCTCGTGGCGACCAGTGCGCGCCTTCGATGACGGCCAGAAGGTCTATATCGAATTCCCGCCAACCCTGGCCCAGAGTGAGGCGCCGCCTCTGTTCGTGATCTCGTCGTCCGGCACGGCGGACCTCACCAACTACCGCGTCCAGGGGCGCTTCTATGTCGTCGATACCCTGTTCGGCGCCGCAGAGTTGCGCCTTGGTGACAAGAAACAGGTCGTGGTGCGCATAACCCGGACGGATGAGGCCAGATCGAGCAAGCGCGCCGGAGGACGGCCATGA
- a CDS encoding TrbI/VirB10 family protein yields the protein MTEPVNPLKADPETLVLRAQPRRVVRFKRHLLVGATAIGSVALVSIAWMGLSGSKPKVPEAKELYDPEKRSDNQKPRPEALTALPHSYVDLPGSIPQLGPPLPGDLGGPMLEAQRGQVTPVIKGSDQRSAPAEAQRDSGLFFQVATRNQNGQVAGPPPPDPLTALGLQMRPELPRPEVIPVVRDRRDTGGIYNSHTLETPRSPYQVMAGTVISASLVTGLKSDLPGFVIAQVTQPVFDTVTGHHLLIPQGTRLLGEYDNQIGFGQSRALLVWKRLILPDGSSLEIDNLPATDRQGYAGLSDRVDYHTWSLLKGVGLSTLLGIAAHSGQTGDDSDLIRAFREATRDTANQAGQRIVEIALNIQPSLTVRPGWPVRVVVHKDLILKPYKGA from the coding sequence ATGACCGAACCCGTGAACCCGCTTAAGGCAGATCCGGAAACCCTCGTGCTGCGGGCGCAGCCGCGTCGGGTCGTGCGCTTTAAACGACATTTGCTGGTCGGCGCGACCGCCATCGGCTCTGTGGCCTTGGTCAGCATCGCCTGGATGGGCCTGAGTGGCTCAAAACCGAAAGTGCCTGAAGCCAAAGAACTGTACGACCCGGAAAAGCGCAGTGACAACCAGAAGCCCCGGCCGGAGGCTCTGACGGCCTTGCCCCATTCCTATGTCGACCTCCCGGGTAGTATTCCGCAACTCGGCCCGCCCTTGCCGGGTGACCTAGGCGGCCCGATGCTTGAGGCACAGCGCGGTCAAGTGACCCCGGTCATCAAAGGTTCCGATCAAAGGTCGGCCCCTGCGGAGGCGCAGCGCGATAGCGGGCTTTTCTTTCAGGTGGCAACCCGAAACCAGAATGGTCAGGTCGCTGGACCGCCACCACCAGACCCCTTGACGGCACTAGGTCTTCAAATGCGACCCGAATTGCCCCGGCCTGAGGTTATTCCCGTTGTGCGGGACCGCAGGGATACTGGTGGCATCTATAATAGCCACACCCTGGAGACGCCGCGGTCCCCCTATCAGGTCATGGCGGGCACGGTGATCAGCGCCAGTCTGGTCACCGGATTGAAGTCCGATCTGCCGGGTTTCGTCATCGCCCAAGTGACACAGCCGGTGTTCGACACCGTGACCGGCCACCATCTCCTGATCCCCCAGGGCACCCGGCTGCTGGGCGAATATGACAACCAGATCGGCTTCGGGCAGTCGCGGGCCTTGTTGGTGTGGAAACGCCTCATCCTGCCGGACGGCTCGTCCCTTGAGATCGACAACCTGCCGGCCACCGACCGGCAAGGATACGCCGGCCTATCCGACCGCGTCGATTATCACACCTGGAGCTTGTTGAAGGGCGTGGGCCTCTCGACCCTGCTTGGGATCGCCGCCCACAGCGGACAGACCGGCGACGACAGTGACCTTATCCGGGCGTTTCGCGAGGCCACCCGCGACACCGCCAATCAGGCCGGGCAGCGTATCGTCGAAATAGCGCTGAATATCCAACCAAGCCTGACGGTCCGGCCGGGCTGGCCTGTGCGCGTCGTCGTTCACAAGGATCTTATCCTGAAGCCCTATAAGGGGGCCTAA
- a CDS encoding DUF2274 domain-containing protein has translation MAELKLAKLPDRTPVKLTITLGADLNQALKDYADIYQATYGITEQVVDLIPFMLDAFLQSDKGFVRTIRK, from the coding sequence ATGGCCGAACTCAAACTCGCAAAGCTTCCGGATCGCACTCCGGTGAAACTGACCATTACTCTGGGCGCTGACCTCAATCAGGCGCTCAAGGACTATGCTGACATCTATCAGGCGACCTATGGCATCACCGAACAGGTCGTGGACTTGATTCCGTTCATGCTCGACGCCTTCCTGCAGAGTGACAAAGGGTTTGTGCGAACGATCCGAAAGTAG